A stretch of DNA from Bacillota bacterium:
CGGGGCCATTATGGCTGGCAGGATGAACGCAGCGGAGCCCCGTGAGGGTGCCGGTTATGAGCTCGACGCCATCGCAGCAGTGGTAATCGGGGGCACTCTGCTGTCAGGAGGCAAAGGCGGTGTTCTCGGCACGGTAGCAGGCGCGATCGTGCTCGGCCTCATTTCGAACATTCTCAACCTCGCGAATGTCGCTCCTTACCCGCAGCAAATAGCAAAGGGCCTCATCATACTGGGTTCGGTTGTGATGCAGCGGTTTGTTGGCAGGAAGTAGGCCAGGGAGGGAGATCGGTTTGGCTGCCGACTACGTTCTGGAAATCGAGAATGTCAGCAAGAGCTTTCCGGGAGTCCGCGCTCTCGACGGTGTCTCCATCTCCATCCAGCAGGGCGAGTGCCACTGTCTAGTCGGTCAAAACGGGGCAGGAAAGTCTACCCTGATCAAGATCCTGGCAGGGGCCTACTCAATGGACTCCGGTACCCTGAAGCTTAACGGGACCAAGGTGTCTTTCTCAAGCCCTCATCAGGCCCTCAAGATGGGAATCTCTGTGCTCTACCAGGAACTCGCCCTGAACCCGCACTTCGACGCGGTTGAGAACATCTTCATGGGCAGGGAGATCGGAAGTCGCTGGGGGGTAGTGAACTACCGCAGGATGCGACGGGAGGCAGAGCGACTAATCCGACCTTTCGGGGTTCCGCTCGACCTCACTCGTAAGGTGGGTGAGATGAGCGTTGCTCACCAGCAGATTGTGGCCTTGGCAAAGGCCTTGTCATTTGAGGCCAAAGTAGTGGTGTTTGACGAACCGTCGGCAGTGCTCACCGCGGAGGAACTCAACAGGCTCTTCTCCATCGTCAGTCAACTCAAGGCATCAGGGGTAACAGTTATCTACATTTCCCACCGACTGGAGGAGATATTTCGTGTCGGAGACAGAGTGACCGTGTTGCGCGACGGCAGGGTTGTCGGAACGCAATCTGTAAGCGACGTGACCCAACCAGAGCTGGTAAGAATGATGATCGGACGAGAGGTGGAAACGGAATTCCCCGATCGCGAGAAGCATGCTGCCGGGACTTTTCTGGAAGTCCGAGACATCATCGCTCCAGGCCTGGGGGACGGCATCTCGCTGGGTGTGGGGCGTGGAGAGGTCGTTGGCATATTCGGCCTTGTTGGATCGGGCCGAACCGAACTTGCTCATGCTCTAGCTGGTGTGACCCGGAAGCAGCACGGCACGATTCTCTTGGACGGAAAGGCCCTCAGAATTGACACGCCGGCCCACGGCATCCGGCACGGCATAGGCCTGCTTCCCGAGAATAGGAAAGAGGAAGGCCTGGTCCTCCCCATGTCCGTTCAGGAGAACGTAACTCTGCCGATCCTTGGGCGTCTCCAGAAGTGGGGATTTCTCAAGCGTGGCGATGCAAGGCAGACGGCCGGTGAGTACGTCGAAAAGCTCGCCATCAAGACTCCTCGTGTGGAACATCCGGTCAAGAACCTCTCCGGCGGGAACCAGCAGAAAGTTGTCCTGGCAAAGTGGCTGGCCGCCAGGTGCAGATTACTGATCCTGGATGAGCCCACTCGGGGTGTGGACGTTGGAGCCAAGATGGACATCTACCAACTCATCCTGGACGCGGCGCGCGAGGGACTCAGTGTTATCATGATCTCGTCGGAACTGCCAGAGATCATGGCCCTCTCCGACCGAGTGTTGGTGATGCGGTACGGCCGAGTAGTCGGGGAATACGACCCCGCGACCGTGGACCAGGAGACGATACTTGCCAGGGCGATGGGAGTGGCTTAGCATGCGACAAGACCTCGTACCAGACACGTCTGATTCCGCAGCCTCCACGTCGAGCCCGTGTCCTGCGAAGCTCGGACGGTTCCTGCGGGAGCAGAATCTCTTGGTCATCCTTGCGGTGCTGGTTATCGTCAGTAGCTGGGCGTCTCCGGTGTTCTTCACTGTCACGAACCTGATGAACCTTGCCAGGCAAGCATCGTACGTGGGCATCATCAGCGTAGGCAT
This window harbors:
- a CDS encoding sugar ABC transporter ATP-binding protein; amino-acid sequence: MAADYVLEIENVSKSFPGVRALDGVSISIQQGECHCLVGQNGAGKSTLIKILAGAYSMDSGTLKLNGTKVSFSSPHQALKMGISVLYQELALNPHFDAVENIFMGREIGSRWGVVNYRRMRREAERLIRPFGVPLDLTRKVGEMSVAHQQIVALAKALSFEAKVVVFDEPSAVLTAEELNRLFSIVSQLKASGVTVIYISHRLEEIFRVGDRVTVLRDGRVVGTQSVSDVTQPELVRMMIGREVETEFPDREKHAAGTFLEVRDIIAPGLGDGISLGVGRGEVVGIFGLVGSGRTELAHALAGVTRKQHGTILLDGKALRIDTPAHGIRHGIGLLPENRKEEGLVLPMSVQENVTLPILGRLQKWGFLKRGDARQTAGEYVEKLAIKTPRVEHPVKNLSGGNQQKVVLAKWLAARCRLLILDEPTRGVDVGAKMDIYQLILDAAREGLSVIMISSELPEIMALSDRVLVMRYGRVVGEYDPATVDQETILARAMGVA